TCGCGGTGTAAAAATTGAGCCATGGCGTTTATCGTAATCATAACGAGCACCTAATAACAAACTGTGTTTTCTGTGAAGTATCATTTCATCTTGAACGAAAAGTGACGGAATGACTATTTCATCGGCAGTAGTAGTTGCTGGAGTACTATCATTATAATAATTATACCGCGCTGCAAGTCCGAATAATAAATCATGACCTTTTAAAGGTTTATCCCAAATAAGCTGTGTAAAACCAATACGTTGTTTAGCCAGATAAGGCGTATTGCCGTAAACGGAATTTTGATCATGATCGGTATACGAAAATTGCAGCATCATTTTCTCGGCAACAGGAAGTTGGTAGGTTCCTAGTAATTCGTAACGCGAGGTATAAATGCTCTCTCCATAAACCTCATCGCCACCACGATAAGATGGATTCCATTGCATTTCACCACCCCAACGGTCTTCATAAAAGAATCGCCCTGCAAGTGAAAAAACTCTATTTTTTTTACGCTCAAAATTCCACTTTTGAAAAACCGATATTCTATTTTGAAGTGCTAAATCGGTAAAATTATCATTGTTGTTATCAATAGGATTATTGTAGTTAAAATAATTCACCCCTAAAAGCACATCGGTTTTACTGCCAATTTTTGCTTTAAAACCGACGTCTAAATTCCACTCTCCCCAGCCTGAAACAAAACTATCCGCAAAAAATAAGGGGGCATTTTCGGGGCGTTTAGTGATAATGTTAATTAAACCACCTACCGCTTCACTTCCATAAAGAGAGGAGGCTGGGCCTTTTACGATTTCTACCTGTTCAATAAGTGAATTTGGTATACCCGACAAACCATAAACGGTAGACAAACCGCTTACAATGGGCATACCGTCTATTAAAACTAAGGTGTATGGACCTTCGAGTCCGTTGATGTGAATATCTCCGGTGTTACAAACACTACAATTAATTTGTGGCCGTACACCATTCACATTTTGTAGCGATTCGAAAATATTAGGCGTTGGATTTTTCTTCAGAAAGGCAGGGCTGTACACTTCAACAGGAACAGGGCTGTCCAATCTAGAAACGGCTTTTAAAGTTCCTGTAACAACCACTTCGTCCAGATCTGCAGATGTTTCTAGATTAAAATTTATCACAACATCTTCATTAGCGATACTTATGTCTTTTGATTCAGATTTAAATCCGGTATAAGAGATAATGATGGTATAGCTTCCTGGTTTTATGTTTTTAAGGTTATAACTGCCGTCTTCATTGGTTGTTGTGCCTTGTCGTGTGCCTTTTAAATAAACGTTTGCATAGGCAAGTGGTAAGTTTTCAAATGCCACGTGTCCCGTAATATCTTGACCATTTACAGTTATTGAAGTTATACAAAAAAATATTATTAGATATTTCATTAAATTTAATTTGAACAAATATAAATATATTTTTAGATAAGACTAAAAATAAAAGTAAGAAAATAGATAATATGTTTGAAGTAGGGTTGATATGCTCCAAACTTATGGAAGGTTAAAATTAAAAAGTGTTTAGAGTGTTATACAGAAGCCATGCTGAGATACTTCTCGGGAATGGGTATGATTAAAAAAATAAATTGTTTGTGAAGCCTTTATAATTTATTACTTGTCATATTAAGCTTGTCGAAATATCTCTTAATACTCATAGCCTTAATGGCAACCGCAGTCATCGTTACCACCACAGCCTTTTTTAGGTTTTTTCTTTTTCCAGATGTATTTTCTAACTAAAAACACCACAGCCAAAATAAGCGCTGCAATAACCAATATGTTTTGAATGAAGGCGTTCATGTGTTTTTAGTTAGAATTTATTATTTCAATAATTGAAAGGCTATTAAGGCCACAACATAAGCAAAAATAGACATAATTACTAGTTGTAAAACGGGCCATTTCCAGGAGTTTGTTTCTCGTTTTACAATGGCTAAAGTACTCATACATTGCATGGCGAAAGCATAGAAAAGCAGTAGTGAAATACCTGAAGCAAAAGTAAATAAAGGGCCGCCTAAAATAGGATTCACTTCACCAGCCATTCTATTTTTAATAGTTTCCTCGTCATCGCTACCTACGCTGTAAATAGTGGCTAAGGTACCCACAAAAACTTCACGGGCAGCAAAGGAGCTAATAATCGCAATACCAATTTTCCAATCGTAACCTAAAGGTCTTATGGCAGGCTCGATAGCACGACCCGCAATACCAATATAAGAGTGTTCTAATTTGTATTGGGCTATTTTGTGTTCTAAATCTTCTTCTTCTAAATTATCTGAAGCATATTTTTCTGTGATGATGTTTTCAGCACTATTAAAATTTTCACCTGGGCCATATGATGCTAAAAACCATAGGGCAATAGAAATAGCTAAAATGATTTTACCAGCACCAAAAATAAAGGCTTTGGTTTTTTCAACCACTGTATAAAAAACATTTTTAAGTAGGGGGAGTTTGTAATTAGGCATTTCAATCACAAAAAACGATTTGCTTTTTATTTTCAGGATTTTATTTAAAATGTATGCCGATAGTACAGCTGTTCCAAAACCTAACAAATACAATAGCATTAAGGTAAGTGCTTGATAACTAAAGCCTAGAAAGCTGCCGTCTGGAATGACCAAAGCGATTATAATGAGGTAAACCGGTAATCGGGCCGAGCAGGTTGTAAAAGGTGTTACTAAAATAGTGATAAGGCGTTCTTTCCAGCTTTCAATATTTCTTGTGGCCATAACGGCTGGAATGGCGCAAGCGGTTCCAGATATTAAAGGCACCACACTTTTTCCGCTTAGTCCAAAACGACGCATAATACGATCCATTAAAAATACGACACGACTCATATAGCCGCTTTCTTCTAAAATGGCTAAAAAGAGAAATAGAAAGGCTATTTGTGGAATAAATATAACGATACCGCCTAAGCCAGGAATAATGCCTTCAGAAAGTAAATTTGTAAAGGCACCCGAAGGTAGATGGTCTTTTGTCCATTCACTTAAAAAAGCAAAAGCCGAATCAATCATATCCATAGGCACAGTAGCCCAGTCATAAATAGATTGAAATAAAGCCATTAATATGACAAAGAAAATCACGTAACCCCATATTTTGTGTGTTAAAACACGATCTAGTTTAGAACGTAAATCTTTTGCTTGTGTAGCATCTATAGTTTGTCCTTTTTTAAGAACGTTGTTTATAAATTGATAACGCTTAATGGTTTCTTTTTGCTGAAGTCGTTTTAAGTCGCCTTCACTTTTCGTTTTAAAATCTGCAACAGCATCAAACTCTTTGCGGTCAGTTTTTCCGAAGTTTACATCTTGAGTAATAACGAGCCAAAGTTTGTATAATAACTGATTCGGAAAAGCTTTGCGTAGGTTTTCGAAATAGTTAACATCAATTTGAGCAATATCTAAACAGGGCTCAGAAGGCACCTCTTTGTAATTGGCAATAAGGTCCTTTAGGGTGTCAATGCCCATTTTTTTTCTTGTACTCGTCAGGGCAATTTTTGTTTGTAGTTGTGTTTCTAAATAGTCAATATCTAAAGAAATCCCTTTATAACTCATTCTATCGGCCATGTTTATAACCAATAGGGTTGGGATTTTAAGATCTTTTATTTGTGTGAAAATTAAAAGATTACGTTTTAAATTTTCTACATCGGTAACAACCACAGCAATGTCTGGAAAATCTTTGTCGTTCTGGTTTAACAGCAATTCAATAACCACACTTTCATCAAGTGACGAAGCGTTTAAACTGTAAGTTCCAGGTAAATCAATAATATGCGCTTTAAGGCCTCGTGGTAGCTTGCAAACACCTTCTTTTTTTTCAACCGTAATGCCTGGGTAGTTTCCAACCTTTTGGTTTAATCCTGTTAAGGCATTAAAAACTGAGGTTTTTCCTGTATTCGGATTACCTATTAGAGCTACATTAATCTGTTTACTCATGCCTTACCTTTTCAATTAATATGTGGGTTGCAGTTTCTTTTCTAATAGCAAGATGCGATCCATTTATGTTTAAATACATAGGGTCGTGAAAAGGCGCTAGCTGTACTAACTGTACGGTGTTACCAGGTAGGCAGCCCATTTCTAAAAGTTTTAGAGGAATATGAACGGAAGACACATCGGTAATGATGGCACTTTCACCGTGTTCTAATTGTGCTAAAGTATCTTGCAATGCAATTTAGATTGATTTTAAAGAAGCAAAAATACTTTAAAACTTTAAAACCTAAAAGGTAATGAGTTTATAATATGTAATTATTTTTTTTGGCGTTACCTAAAGGTCGGGCTTTACGTTACAAGTCCTCGCGCTAAAAAAAAGCGCTGTGGGCTTTCCACTGCAATCCCTAACGCAGTGACGTTATCCTAAAAAAAAAGAGACTAAAAAGCAGTGAATAGTCGGTTATACAGTGTGTTGTCGTTAAAAATATCATATTCATCGATTAAAAGTACTGTAGGAAAACTTAATGTTAATTTAACATACAAACACACCAAGCCTGTTGTTTTCTTACGTATATAAGCGTCGTAATTTTGCACCAGTAAAAAATAAAATATGACAACAATTACAAATATTACAAAAGTAGCAGCAGAAACGAAAATAGGAACAGTAACTAAAACCTTTAGCAATACAAGCTCTTTAGTTTGGAATGCCAAAAGACGTTACAAATAAATAAAATAAGATTAAAAAAAGGCGCTTCACATGAAGCGCCTTTTTTTTGCTTTAAACTAAAGTTATTCTTGTTTTAAAATTGTAATATCATCAAGTAGTCGCTCAATTTCTTCA
This genomic interval from Tamlana carrageenivorans contains the following:
- a CDS encoding TonB-dependent receptor; this translates as MKYLIIFFCITSITVNGQDITGHVAFENLPLAYANVYLKGTRQGTTTNEDGSYNLKNIKPGSYTIIISYTGFKSESKDISIANEDVVINFNLETSADLDEVVVTGTLKAVSRLDSPVPVEVYSPAFLKKNPTPNIFESLQNVNGVRPQINCSVCNTGDIHINGLEGPYTLVLIDGMPIVSGLSTVYGLSGIPNSLIEQVEIVKGPASSLYGSEAVGGLINIITKRPENAPLFFADSFVSGWGEWNLDVGFKAKIGSKTDVLLGVNYFNYNNPIDNNNDNFTDLALQNRISVFQKWNFERKKNRVFSLAGRFFYEDRWGGEMQWNPSYRGGDEVYGESIYTSRYELLGTYQLPVAEKMMLQFSYTDHDQNSVYGNTPYLAKQRIGFTQLIWDKPLKGHDLLFGLAARYNYYNDSTPATTTADEIVIPSLFVQDEMILHRKHSLLLGARYDYDKRHGSIFTPRLAYRFKPSDQAIIRLNAGTGFRVVNLFTEEHAALTGSRDVVITENLNPEQSVNFNLNYLQQFYSKKGMLFTLDASAWYTHFSNLIAPDYETNPNQIIYSNLEGKAESKGVSVNLDANLASGIKVLLGATLQDVTTTHNNVTQRQILTENFTGTWGISYKNYKYQTTIDYTGNIYGPMRLPLLGDLDPRLPESPVWSIQNIQFTFDGLKNFEIYGGVKNLLNWTPNKGNPFIIARAHDPFDKDVAYDNNGDVLVTPDNPYGLTFDPTYIYAPNQGRRLFLGLRYVLN
- a CDS encoding FeoB-associated Cys-rich membrane protein encodes the protein MNAFIQNILVIAALILAVVFLVRKYIWKKKKPKKGCGGNDDCGCH
- the feoB gene encoding ferrous iron transport protein B, coding for MSKQINVALIGNPNTGKTSVFNALTGLNQKVGNYPGITVEKKEGVCKLPRGLKAHIIDLPGTYSLNASSLDESVVIELLLNQNDKDFPDIAVVVTDVENLKRNLLIFTQIKDLKIPTLLVINMADRMSYKGISLDIDYLETQLQTKIALTSTRKKMGIDTLKDLIANYKEVPSEPCLDIAQIDVNYFENLRKAFPNQLLYKLWLVITQDVNFGKTDRKEFDAVADFKTKSEGDLKRLQQKETIKRYQFINNVLKKGQTIDATQAKDLRSKLDRVLTHKIWGYVIFFVILMALFQSIYDWATVPMDMIDSAFAFLSEWTKDHLPSGAFTNLLSEGIIPGLGGIVIFIPQIAFLFLFLAILEESGYMSRVVFLMDRIMRRFGLSGKSVVPLISGTACAIPAVMATRNIESWKERLITILVTPFTTCSARLPVYLIIIALVIPDGSFLGFSYQALTLMLLYLLGFGTAVLSAYILNKILKIKSKSFFVIEMPNYKLPLLKNVFYTVVEKTKAFIFGAGKIILAISIALWFLASYGPGENFNSAENIITEKYASDNLEEEDLEHKIAQYKLEHSYIGIAGRAIEPAIRPLGYDWKIGIAIISSFAAREVFVGTLATIYSVGSDDEETIKNRMAGEVNPILGGPLFTFASGISLLLFYAFAMQCMSTLAIVKRETNSWKWPVLQLVIMSIFAYVVALIAFQLLK
- a CDS encoding FeoA family protein, producing MQDTLAQLEHGESAIITDVSSVHIPLKLLEMGCLPGNTVQLVQLAPFHDPMYLNINGSHLAIRKETATHILIEKVRHE